The candidate division Zixibacteria bacterium HGW-Zixibacteria-1 genome has a segment encoding these proteins:
- a CDS encoding sodium:sulfate symporter — protein MQESTKPKSSAYDRYVDYKRFSIAVALFVIIIMLPIPRSMLDVAVEYTMGEKYVQNFYSQQLFGKDRQDIEQWQKVTVEALDACMKQGVSRKETVLKRSDKELQKAGVRGEDVHFKQYRALIEGTDKTVVDNLLMQGRQLRNDKLDYGMLTEKEQKDVSKAAKNILVCIAMVAFVVVCFVTEAIPLPGVAFCIGLILVFSGIVSRSDIAQLFWSDACWFIMGSLMFAAAFVKTGVDKRICLTIFRYLAKPNVKWVTFIMILVISPGASFISDHALAAIFLPIGVILYSNSLTKSVPEDNELAKLLMITIAMACNIGGFGAPSGGARNVIIMTYLEDMFGISIGYGQWILYGMPFVIIMMPVLWITLNRVFKPKIQDLRPALISLQKDIDHMGGWNRKQVIALIIFLVMLFGWITEQSLITKLIGVRLGIGVIAIAGAVAYLLTGVVNWRDYQEKVDWGVVWLYAGAIVFGRLLDQTGAAYWMARSIVEGLAAIGLKSGTILLGAGGAVTVFMTNLMADGPAAAAVGPITLNMASVANPGTTLVPFMGLVTACASSMAYLLIIGTPPNAIVYSSGYLTAKDFLRAGIVCTIIAFALLIVLSMFYWGILGFGGLPSA, from the coding sequence ATGCAAGAATCAACAAAGCCTAAATCATCGGCTTACGATCGTTATGTGGACTACAAGCGATTCTCGATTGCGGTGGCACTGTTCGTCATCATTATCATGCTGCCCATTCCTCGAAGTATGCTGGATGTTGCCGTCGAATACACCATGGGAGAGAAATATGTCCAGAACTTCTATTCCCAGCAACTATTCGGCAAAGACCGCCAGGATATCGAGCAATGGCAAAAAGTGACCGTGGAAGCGCTTGATGCATGTATGAAACAGGGGGTCTCCAGAAAAGAAACCGTCCTCAAGCGAAGTGATAAGGAACTTCAAAAGGCCGGGGTCCGAGGCGAAGACGTTCACTTCAAACAATATCGTGCCCTCATCGAAGGTACCGATAAAACAGTTGTCGACAATCTTCTGATGCAGGGACGACAGCTTCGTAACGACAAACTCGACTACGGCATGCTGACCGAAAAGGAACAGAAAGACGTCAGCAAAGCCGCAAAAAATATTCTTGTCTGCATTGCCATGGTCGCCTTTGTCGTCGTCTGTTTTGTCACCGAGGCGATTCCTCTGCCCGGTGTCGCTTTCTGCATCGGATTGATTCTTGTCTTTTCGGGGATCGTATCGCGCAGCGACATCGCCCAACTGTTCTGGTCCGACGCCTGCTGGTTTATTATGGGCAGCCTTATGTTTGCCGCCGCCTTCGTCAAGACCGGTGTCGATAAGCGTATCTGCCTGACCATCTTCCGGTACCTCGCCAAACCCAACGTCAAATGGGTCACCTTTATAATGATTCTTGTGATTTCACCGGGGGCGTCGTTTATATCGGATCATGCCCTGGCGGCTATCTTCCTGCCGATCGGCGTCATCCTGTATTCCAACAGCCTGACAAAGTCGGTCCCGGAAGATAACGAACTGGCCAAGCTGCTTATGATTACCATCGCCATGGCCTGTAACATCGGCGGCTTCGGCGCCCCATCGGGAGGCGCCCGGAATGTCATCATCATGACATATTTGGAGGACATGTTCGGCATTTCAATCGGCTATGGTCAGTGGATTCTCTATGGCATGCCGTTCGTCATCATCATGATGCCGGTCCTGTGGATCACCCTCAACCGCGTTTTCAAGCCGAAAATACAGGACCTCCGCCCCGCTTTGATCTCGCTGCAGAAAGATATCGATCATATGGGCGGCTGGAACAGAAAACAGGTTATTGCGCTGATCATATTTCTTGTCATGCTCTTCGGGTGGATTACCGAGCAATCGCTCATCACAAAATTGATCGGCGTCCGCCTCGGTATCGGCGTGATCGCCATTGCCGGTGCCGTGGCATATCTTCTGACCGGGGTGGTCAACTGGCGCGACTATCAGGAAAAGGTTGACTGGGGCGTGGTCTGGCTGTATGCCGGAGCCATTGTCTTCGGACGTTTGCTCGATCAAACCGGCGCCGCTTACTGGATGGCCCGCTCCATTGTGGAAGGACTGGCCGCTATCGGGCTCAAATCGGGAACAATTCTGCTCGGTGCCGGCGGCGCGGTGACGGTGTTCATGACGAATCTGATGGCCGACGGGCCCGCCGCCGCTGCGGTCGGCCCGATTACATTGAATATGGCTTCGGTCGCCAATCCCGGAACGACGCTGGTGCCGTTCATGGGTCTGGTTACCGCCTGCGCCTCATCGATGGCATATCTCCTGATTATAGGCACCCCGCCCAATGCCATCGTATATTCCAGCGGGTATCTTACGGCTAAAGATTTCCTGCGGGCCGGCATCGTTTGCACCATTATTGCCTTTGCGCTTTTGATTGTATTGAGTATGTTTTACTGGGGCATTCTTGGATTCGGCGGCCTGCCGTCGGCATAA
- a CDS encoding histidine kinase produces the protein MKLRHKFITFAVLVHVLILGLSILLIEQSRYLFLVIEIFIIASLVVTIHLYRAFLKPLNLLTAGIESIKDREFSTTFLKTGQHELDQLIDVYNRMIEQLRNERVKQREQHFFLERLIEVTPIGVIIFDLDEKINMINPAARTMLGLHEDETYGCSLDDFKDALGSQLAGMNPGEVRIIRVSGVKTYRCRKSQFLDRGFHRHFVVIEELTREIIASQKRAYDKVIRMMSHEVNNSVGAVNSILQSSLNYKEQLTPDDRADYENIIKVAIERNINLNEFMSNFANVVRIPPPQKVPYDIHKLLESIGILMDAECRGRNIEIRWKLAPVPLMVEVDVQQMEQVLVNVFRNAIEAIDTGGTIEVQTENSNSQFLKIIDSGEGISSQARPYLFTPFYSTRKNGQGIGLTLIREILINHNFSFDLETVQPGRTEFRIDFSDAGVMA, from the coding sequence ATGAAGCTTCGCCACAAATTCATAACCTTTGCGGTTCTGGTGCATGTTCTTATTCTCGGATTATCGATATTACTGATCGAGCAGAGCCGTTATCTTTTTCTTGTAATAGAAATCTTCATCATTGCCAGCCTGGTTGTCACCATTCATCTTTACCGGGCCTTTCTCAAACCGCTCAATCTGTTGACGGCCGGGATAGAATCGATCAAGGACCGCGAATTCAGTACCACTTTTCTCAAGACCGGTCAGCATGAACTGGACCAGCTTATTGATGTCTATAACCGGATGATCGAGCAGCTGCGGAACGAGCGCGTCAAGCAGCGTGAGCAACACTTTTTCCTGGAGCGCCTGATCGAAGTCACGCCGATCGGCGTCATAATTTTCGATCTGGATGAGAAGATCAACATGATCAATCCGGCCGCCCGGACCATGCTCGGACTGCATGAGGATGAAACTTACGGCTGTTCGCTGGATGATTTCAAAGACGCCCTGGGAAGCCAGCTGGCCGGGATGAATCCGGGCGAGGTGCGCATTATCCGGGTCAGCGGTGTTAAAACATACCGCTGCCGCAAGTCGCAGTTTCTCGACCGCGGCTTTCACCGGCATTTTGTCGTCATCGAGGAATTGACCAGGGAAATTATCGCCTCACAGAAACGGGCCTATGATAAGGTAATCCGGATGATGTCGCATGAGGTGAACAACTCGGTCGGGGCGGTCAATTCGATTTTACAGAGCTCGCTTAATTACAAGGAGCAGTTGACGCCTGATGACCGGGCTGATTATGAGAATATTATCAAGGTGGCGATCGAGCGCAATATCAACCTCAATGAGTTTATGTCCAATTTCGCCAACGTGGTGCGGATACCGCCGCCCCAAAAAGTGCCGTATGATATTCATAAACTGCTGGAGTCGATCGGCATCCTGATGGATGCCGAATGCCGGGGACGGAACATAGAGATACGCTGGAAACTGGCGCCGGTGCCGCTGATGGTCGAGGTCGATGTTCAGCAGATGGAACAGGTGCTGGTGAATGTGTTCCGGAACGCCATCGAGGCCATCGACACCGGCGGGACCATTGAAGTGCAAACCGAAAACTCGAATTCACAATTTCTGAAAATCATCGACAGCGGCGAAGGGATTTCTTCGCAGGCGCGGCCGTACCTTTTCACGCCATTTTACAGCACGCGCAAGAACGGCCAGGGGATAGGTTTGACGCTTATTCGCGAAATACTCATCAATCACAATTTTTCGTTTGATCTGGAGACAGTTCAACCGGGCCGCACCGAATTTCGGATTGATTTCAGCGACGCGGGTGTGATGGCGTAG
- a CDS encoding sigma-54-dependent Fis family transcriptional regulator, whose product MQAANVLIVDDDSAVRSSLSLMLKQAGHKVISADSPESALSLLEPTLPDLFIIDMNFSMKTSGEEGLALLREIKSVCPDRPVILITAWGTIPLAVEGMKIGAVDFITKPWNNERFLQSVRTALSLSRRSNVDKKRVSSRDELNKLYNFDNIIGINKELLAILETVGRVSTTDAAVLIMGESGTGKELIAEAIHVNSDRCNGSFVKVNLGSIPSTLFESEMFGHRKGSFTNALYDRIGRFKMADGGTIFLDEIGDLDAASQVKLLRVLHDRSFEVLGSSDNVTADFRLITATNRDLEDLVKNGRFREDLFYRINLIMLRLPPLRQRKEDIPLLVHYFIDNLKTIYGRNNLTVTDSALDWLSDLPWPGNIRELKNVVERTVLVSSHDRLDHPDFQAQMNRTSGTISSGALPAVGTITLEEMEQSMIKKALEFHGNNISKIARSLGLSRAALYRRLEKYGISI is encoded by the coding sequence ATGCAAGCTGCGAATGTACTAATAGTCGATGATGACAGCGCCGTCAGATCCTCGTTGAGCCTGATGCTTAAACAAGCCGGCCATAAGGTGATTTCCGCCGATTCTCCCGAGAGCGCCCTGAGCCTCCTTGAGCCGACTCTGCCCGATCTGTTTATCATTGATATGAATTTCTCGATGAAGACATCCGGCGAGGAAGGGCTGGCCCTGCTTCGGGAAATAAAGTCGGTCTGCCCGGACCGTCCGGTTATTCTGATAACCGCCTGGGGGACCATTCCGCTGGCGGTCGAGGGGATGAAAATCGGGGCCGTCGATTTTATTACCAAACCCTGGAACAACGAGCGTTTTCTGCAGTCGGTCAGAACGGCGCTGAGCCTGTCCCGGCGCAGTAATGTCGATAAAAAAAGAGTCTCAAGCCGGGATGAATTAAATAAGCTGTATAATTTCGATAATATAATCGGTATCAACAAGGAGCTGCTGGCGATTTTGGAAACGGTCGGCCGGGTCAGCACGACCGATGCCGCGGTTCTTATCATGGGTGAGAGCGGTACCGGCAAGGAGCTGATCGCCGAGGCGATCCATGTCAACAGTGATCGCTGTAACGGGTCGTTTGTCAAAGTCAACCTCGGTAGTATCCCATCCACGCTTTTCGAAAGCGAGATGTTCGGACACAGAAAAGGCTCCTTTACCAATGCCCTGTACGATCGTATCGGGCGCTTCAAAATGGCGGATGGTGGGACGATATTTCTCGATGAAATCGGCGATCTCGATGCCGCCAGCCAGGTCAAACTTCTGCGTGTGCTTCATGACCGGAGTTTTGAGGTCCTCGGTTCATCCGATAATGTGACGGCTGATTTTCGATTGATTACCGCCACCAACCGCGATCTCGAGGATCTTGTCAAGAACGGCCGTTTCCGCGAGGACCTGTTCTATCGAATAAATCTGATAATGTTAAGATTGCCGCCTCTCCGGCAGCGCAAAGAAGATATCCCTTTACTGGTGCATTACTTCATTGATAATCTGAAGACCATCTATGGGCGGAATAACTTGACCGTGACCGACAGTGCGCTCGACTGGCTGAGTGACCTGCCGTGGCCGGGTAATATCAGGGAGCTGAAAAATGTTGTCGAGCGGACGGTGCTGGTAAGCAGTCACGACCGTCTCGATCACCCTGACTTTCAGGCACAAATGAACCGCACATCGGGTACTATCAGCAGCGGCGCCCTGCCGGCGGTCGGGACCATTACGCTGGAAGAAATGGAGCAATCCATGATAAAAAAGGCGCTTGAGTTTCACGGCAACAACATCAGCAAAATCGCCCGATCACTCGGATTGAGCCGGGCGGCGCTGTATCGACGGCTTGAAAAGTACGGCATATCAATATGA
- a CDS encoding macrolide ABC transporter ATP-binding protein codes for MIQLANVEKVYRTNTVETLALKDINIVIDDGAFMSVMGPSGSGKSTLLNIMGLLDTPSKGEVEIEGQAVMNLDNRAMARFRNGKIGFIFQSYHLINDLTVLDNVELPLLYRRISSSERRRKALAALDKVGLNARTKHFPTQLSGGQCQRVAIARAIVGEPDIILADEPTGNLDSAMSDEIMNILIGLNKNEKTTIVMVTHNQELARKTEKTIRLYDGSQVD; via the coding sequence ATGATACAATTAGCGAATGTCGAAAAGGTCTATCGTACGAACACGGTAGAAACACTGGCCCTGAAGGATATCAATATCGTAATTGATGACGGGGCCTTTATGTCGGTTATGGGGCCCTCCGGTTCCGGAAAAAGCACCCTTCTCAACATCATGGGGCTTCTGGATACGCCGAGCAAGGGAGAGGTCGAGATCGAGGGGCAGGCGGTCATGAATCTTGATAACCGGGCCATGGCCCGATTCAGGAATGGCAAAATCGGCTTTATATTCCAGAGCTATCATTTAATAAACGATCTGACGGTTCTGGATAATGTCGAACTGCCGCTGCTGTATCGGCGTATATCATCATCGGAACGCCGTCGCAAGGCGTTGGCGGCGCTCGATAAGGTGGGCCTGAATGCGCGCACCAAGCATTTTCCCACCCAGTTGTCGGGCGGCCAGTGCCAGCGGGTGGCCATTGCCCGGGCCATTGTGGGCGAGCCGGATATTATTCTGGCCGATGAGCCGACCGGAAATCTTGATTCCGCCATGAGCGATGAAATCATGAATATTCTCATTGGCCTGAACAAGAATGAAAAAACGACCATTGTCATGGTGACTCATAATCAGGAACTGGCCAGGAAAACCGAGAAGACCATCCGCCTCTATGACGGCAGCCAGGTCGATTGA
- a CDS encoding peptidoglycan-binding protein, with the protein MGSGASRISRKLYFGPVIDWDVMLFDKIIMKKYTLIIMLISVLFFLGAISTFSFDINGGKIDNAIAEQIRNRIESSAILETIIIGDELVYASMALPVFYERRGYYPGWIDSGMILQQADSLIGIIKLAGAEGLRPNDYHVAKIDSLVSTVRRSFRLSEAKKVIILADLDLLLTDAFLIYGSHLISGKVNPVTIDPEWFTNLCEADLISILDNALTENSISSTLRNLAPPQAGYTLLKKALRRYRALDSQGGWPAVPEGPTLKKGDAGERIPVLRQRLTITGDLAEYSAPDSILFDDSLEAAVKRFQNRHGLDIDGSVGKSTLAALNVPANQRVRQILLNLERWRWLPQDLGKRHILINIANYELDVNEDTVTVLTMRIIVGKTYRRTPVFSDKMTYLVLSPYWNIPANITSQDVIPMMKKNPEYIKEQNIKIFRGYGSERVEIRPESIDWAALSPKKFDFWLRQEPGPKNALGGIKFMFPNKFNVYLHDTPDKNLFSKSSRGFSSGCIRIEKPFDLALYLLRNLPNWSREEMIKAVNAGAERTVPLPEQIPVHVLYWTAWVSPDGGVNFREDIYNRDSVLSAALNEEHPEPLEN; encoded by the coding sequence ATGGGAAGTGGCGCTTCCCGAATTTCAAGAAAGCTATATTTTGGACCTGTAATTGACTGGGATGTTATGCTGTTCGACAAAATAATCATGAAAAAATACACTTTAATAATTATGCTGATTTCGGTTCTTTTTTTCCTTGGTGCGATATCAACCTTCTCTTTTGATATAAATGGTGGAAAGATCGACAATGCCATTGCCGAGCAGATCCGTAACCGTATCGAATCATCCGCAATACTGGAAACCATTATTATCGGTGATGAACTTGTATATGCTTCAATGGCTCTTCCTGTTTTTTATGAGCGACGGGGGTACTATCCGGGCTGGATCGATAGCGGGATGATTCTACAACAGGCGGATTCTTTGATCGGGATAATAAAACTGGCCGGTGCCGAGGGACTACGCCCTAATGATTACCATGTTGCAAAAATAGACAGCCTTGTTTCTACCGTCCGAAGGTCATTCAGGTTATCCGAGGCCAAAAAAGTAATAATACTGGCCGATCTCGATTTACTGCTGACGGATGCTTTCCTTATTTATGGATCGCATCTTATCTCGGGGAAAGTCAATCCGGTGACGATCGATCCCGAATGGTTCACTAATCTGTGCGAAGCTGATTTGATATCCATCCTCGATAATGCGCTGACTGAAAATTCCATCTCTTCAACCCTTCGGAACCTGGCCCCGCCCCAGGCGGGTTATACCTTGCTTAAAAAGGCATTGCGACGCTACCGCGCCCTCGATTCCCAGGGCGGCTGGCCCGCCGTGCCCGAGGGACCGACACTCAAAAAAGGTGACGCCGGCGAGAGGATCCCCGTTCTGCGCCAACGGTTGACCATCACCGGCGATCTGGCCGAATACAGCGCGCCTGATTCAATCCTTTTTGACGACTCGTTGGAAGCAGCCGTCAAAAGGTTCCAAAACCGCCATGGACTCGATATTGACGGAAGCGTGGGAAAAAGCACCCTCGCGGCATTAAATGTCCCGGCCAATCAAAGAGTCCGGCAAATTCTCCTGAATCTGGAGAGATGGCGCTGGCTGCCCCAGGATCTCGGGAAAAGACATATCCTTATCAATATTGCCAACTATGAATTGGATGTTAATGAGGATACGGTCACGGTCCTCACAATGCGCATCATCGTCGGAAAAACATATCGGCGGACCCCGGTCTTCAGTGATAAAATGACTTACCTTGTGTTGAGCCCGTACTGGAACATCCCGGCTAACATAACCTCGCAGGACGTTATTCCCATGATGAAGAAGAACCCCGAATACATCAAAGAACAAAACATAAAGATCTTCAGGGGATATGGCTCGGAGAGGGTGGAAATCAGGCCTGAATCAATCGACTGGGCAGCACTCTCACCGAAGAAATTTGATTTCTGGCTTCGGCAGGAGCCGGGCCCAAAAAATGCGCTCGGCGGAATTAAGTTCATGTTCCCCAATAAGTTTAATGTCTATTTACATGACACCCCGGATAAAAATCTGTTTTCAAAATCATCGCGTGGATTCAGTTCGGGATGCATCAGGATAGAAAAACCGTTTGATCTTGCCTTATATCTCTTAAGAAATCTCCCGAATTGGAGCAGAGAGGAAATGATAAAAGCCGTTAATGCCGGCGCGGAACGGACTGTCCCCCTTCCCGAACAGATTCCGGTGCATGTTTTGTACTGGACCGCCTGGGTTTCCCCTGACGGCGGAGTTAATTTCCGGGAAGACATTTACAATAGAGACAGCGTCTTATCGGCCGCTCTGAATGAAGAACACCCGGAGCCGCTTGAAAATTGA
- a CDS encoding peptidase M15A, with product MHFFTKISFSVIALVCITVMSVAAMPAPDSAYVTDKASFTVKVNDLTFDYSIMSLFLMPSEEITIEIPVTDKPCSFDITALADTIAMSGDMHWQWTAPEQSGLYQLNIVCREHSDTTTVNIFVLIPYGQMNGEYLNGYHIGRYPKALYKGLPTYKPPPGFVEITEENAETRLTPHFRLKQFACKQNNGYPKYVVLRELLLIKLEVILQALNEKGYRCGTFNILSGYRTPQYNKTIGNVKYSRHQWGDAADIFIDENPKDDMMDDLNKDGKINWKDAAVMYDIIDDMSGKKIFERLIGGLARYKRTGDHGPFVHVDVRGYRARWGY from the coding sequence ATGCATTTTTTCACGAAAATTTCATTTAGTGTAATTGCGCTGGTTTGCATCACGGTGATGAGCGTTGCGGCCATGCCTGCGCCTGATTCAGCCTATGTTACCGACAAGGCGTCCTTTACCGTCAAAGTCAATGATCTTACTTTTGACTATTCCATCATGAGCCTGTTTTTGATGCCGTCGGAAGAGATAACCATCGAAATACCGGTCACCGATAAACCCTGCAGTTTCGATATAACCGCTTTGGCCGATACCATTGCCATGTCGGGGGATATGCATTGGCAATGGACGGCTCCCGAACAATCGGGGCTTTATCAGCTCAATATTGTCTGCCGGGAACACAGCGATACCACGACCGTCAACATTTTCGTCCTGATACCGTACGGACAGATGAATGGCGAATATCTTAACGGCTATCATATCGGGCGTTACCCCAAAGCGCTATACAAGGGGCTCCCCACCTATAAGCCGCCGCCGGGATTTGTCGAAATCACCGAAGAGAATGCCGAAACCAGATTAACTCCCCACTTCCGGCTCAAACAGTTTGCCTGCAAGCAGAATAACGGCTATCCCAAGTATGTTGTTCTTAGAGAATTGCTTCTGATTAAACTTGAGGTGATTCTACAGGCGCTTAATGAAAAAGGCTATCGCTGCGGTACTTTCAATATCCTCAGCGGTTATCGTACTCCTCAGTATAACAAGACAATCGGCAATGTCAAATACAGCCGCCACCAGTGGGGCGATGCCGCAGATATATTTATCGATGAAAACCCGAAAGACGATATGATGGACGATCTCAACAAGGACGGTAAAATCAACTGGAAAGATGCCGCGGTGATGTATGATATAATCGACGACATGTCCGGGAAAAAAATCTTCGAAAGACTTATCGGCGGTCTGGCCAGGTACAAAAGAACCGGCGACCACGGGCCGTTTGTCCATGTCGATGTGCGCGGCTACCGGGCGCGCTGGGGATATTAG
- a CDS encoding macrolide ABC transporter ATP-binding protein codes for MPQLIDDVIVTRGIKKVYHDNGVPVPALRGIDLTIKKGEFTAIVGPSGSGKTTFLNIISGLDDVTEGQIWLAGKELSSMSGSELSDFRRDHIGFIFQAYNLIPVLTVEENVEYIMLLQGIDKIERHKRVEQILAEMGLEGFAGRLPTKLSGGQQQRVAVARAMVSRPSLILADEPTANLDSKTGAELLDMMRELNEKSGITFVFSTHDRQIMERARRLVTLKDGMIDSDETRS; via the coding sequence ATGCCACAATTAATAGATGATGTGATAGTCACAAGGGGCATCAAGAAGGTTTATCATGACAATGGTGTGCCGGTGCCGGCCCTTCGCGGAATCGACCTGACGATAAAAAAAGGGGAGTTCACTGCCATTGTAGGACCATCGGGTTCAGGCAAGACGACATTCCTGAATATCATTTCCGGTCTTGATGATGTCACCGAGGGCCAAATCTGGCTGGCGGGAAAAGAGCTGTCATCGATGAGCGGCTCGGAGCTGTCCGATTTTCGGCGGGATCATATCGGTTTTATTTTCCAGGCGTACAACCTGATTCCGGTCCTGACGGTGGAAGAAAATGTCGAATACATCATGCTGCTCCAGGGAATTGATAAGATCGAGCGGCATAAAAGAGTGGAGCAGATTCTTGCGGAGATGGGTCTCGAGGGATTCGCGGGACGGCTCCCAACCAAGCTCTCGGGCGGTCAGCAGCAGCGGGTGGCGGTGGCACGGGCGATGGTTTCGCGGCCGTCGCTGATTCTCGCCGATGAGCCGACGGCCAATCTCGACTCCAAAACCGGGGCGGAGCTGCTTGATATGATGCGGGAGCTGAATGAAAAAAGCGGTATTACTTTTGTCTTCTCGACGCATGACCGGCAGATAATGGAGCGCGCCAGAAGGCTGGTGACGCTGAAGGACGGCATGATCGACAGCGATGAAACAAGAAGTTGA
- a CDS encoding ABC transporter permease has protein sequence MLTLKIAWRNIFRQKRRTILTVLTMFGGFTLSAISIGWADGTYNRIIEMFTRNRLGHVQIHAVGYLDKPSLYRKIDDYEKVGRIVGQTEYVDSWAPRLYSAGLASVGDKTAGVQIIGIDPERESHATRFEKKVIDGRSFSTAPAHEAILGKAVARTLQAKPGDEIVIVSQGADGSIANDLYNVIGIVETGDAVMDQSAFYLHLVDAQELLVLEGSIHEIVVIANKLDEVEDATTLLRQRLSEFNLDVAPWQEFARSFYVAMEADKKGSWVMLFVVILIVAIGVLNTVLMTVLERTREYGVLRAVGTRPPQIFRLVIIEVALMGIISVIIGTILSIFINYWFSVPGIPMPMSFTYGGMEFTHYFSEVNAHSLYIPAITVMLSAMFISIFPAIKAARIAPARALRSH, from the coding sequence ATGCTGACATTAAAAATAGCCTGGCGGAATATATTCCGGCAAAAACGCCGCACCATATTGACGGTGCTGACCATGTTCGGCGGGTTTACGCTGTCGGCGATATCGATCGGCTGGGCGGACGGCACGTACAATCGCATAATCGAAATGTTCACCCGCAACCGGCTGGGACATGTCCAGATCCATGCCGTCGGATATCTCGACAAACCGTCGTTGTATCGTAAAATCGATGATTATGAAAAAGTCGGGCGCATCGTCGGGCAAACCGAGTATGTGGATTCATGGGCGCCGCGGTTATATTCGGCCGGGCTGGCTTCGGTCGGTGACAAGACCGCCGGCGTGCAGATAATCGGAATCGATCCCGAACGCGAGTCACACGCAACCAGGTTCGAGAAAAAGGTCATTGACGGAAGAAGTTTTTCGACGGCGCCGGCCCATGAGGCAATTCTCGGCAAGGCGGTGGCTCGGACGCTTCAGGCAAAACCCGGAGATGAAATCGTGATCGTATCGCAGGGGGCGGACGGCTCGATCGCCAATGATCTCTATAATGTGATCGGCATTGTCGAGACGGGCGACGCTGTCATGGATCAAAGCGCGTTTTATCTGCACCTGGTCGATGCCCAGGAGCTTCTGGTGCTGGAAGGGTCGATTCATGAGATTGTGGTAATTGCAAATAAATTGGATGAGGTTGAAGATGCAACAACTCTGCTGCGGCAGCGGCTGAGTGAATTCAATCTTGATGTCGCGCCATGGCAGGAATTCGCACGATCGTTTTATGTCGCCATGGAGGCGGATAAAAAAGGTTCCTGGGTGATGCTTTTCGTGGTGATACTGATTGTTGCGATCGGGGTTCTGAATACGGTTCTAATGACGGTTCTGGAGCGGACGCGTGAGTACGGTGTCCTTCGTGCGGTCGGCACGAGACCGCCGCAAATTTTCAGGCTCGTAATAATCGAAGTGGCGCTTATGGGCATAATCAGTGTAATCATCGGAACAATATTAAGTATTTTTATAAATTATTGGTTTTCGGTGCCCGGCATACCGATGCCGATGTCGTTCACTTACGGCGGCATGGAGTTCACGCATTACTTCAGTGAAGTTAATGCGCACAGCCTGTATATACCGGCGATAACGGTTATGTTGTCGGCGATGTTCATCAGTATTTTCCCGGCGATCAAGGCGGCGCGGATTGCGCCGGCCAGGGCGCTGAGGTCGCACTAG
- a CDS encoding outer membrane lipoprotein-sorting protein, protein MEGLTQSAINKYLKENKMKKVIILLWLFVVPCLWAQGDKAAGKNDPEVEKIIRRIDELYRSESSYSEFEMEIVTPHWQRTMVMDAWTIGQKKTFIRINEPEKDRGVATLRIENEMWNYLPKTNKVMKIPPSMMMSSWMGSDFTNDDLVKEFSLFDDYSYELIKIDEGFDDRIYVRCIPREDLPVVWGSIVIAATKDKYIPIWQKYYDEDGKLMRVLNYSDVRDFGGRMIPAAMEMIPQNKEGNKTVIRYNKLDFDIKIDEEIFSLRNLRADK, encoded by the coding sequence ATGGAAGGATTGACCCAATCAGCTATTAATAAGTATTTGAAGGAAAATAAGATGAAAAAGGTTATAATATTGCTCTGGTTATTTGTTGTGCCTTGTCTGTGGGCGCAAGGCGATAAAGCCGCCGGGAAAAACGATCCTGAAGTCGAGAAAATCATCCGCCGGATCGACGAGTTGTATCGCTCGGAGAGCAGCTATTCGGAATTCGAGATGGAAATCGTGACCCCGCACTGGCAGCGCACCATGGTTATGGATGCCTGGACAATCGGTCAGAAAAAGACATTCATTCGCATCAATGAGCCGGAAAAGGACAGGGGCGTGGCGACGCTTCGGATCGAAAACGAAATGTGGAACTATCTCCCCAAGACAAATAAGGTCATGAAAATACCGCCGTCAATGATGATGAGCTCATGGATGGGCTCGGATTTCACCAATGATGACCTGGTCAAAGAGTTTTCGTTATTCGATGATTACAGCTATGAGCTGATTAAGATAGATGAAGGTTTTGATGACCGAATTTATGTCAGGTGCATCCCGCGGGAGGATTTGCCGGTTGTCTGGGGCAGTATTGTGATTGCCGCCACGAAGGATAAATATATACCGATCTGGCAGAAATATTACGATGAGGACGGCAAGTTGATGCGTGTCCTGAACTACAGTGATGTCAGGGATTTCGGCGGGCGGATGATTCCGGCGGCAATGGAGATGATTCCGCAGAATAAAGAAGGCAATAAAACCGTAATTCGTTATAATAAACTTGATTTCGACATCAAGATCGATGAGGAAATATTTTCACTGCGGAATTTAAGAGCGGATAAATAG